In a genomic window of Quercus lobata isolate SW786 chromosome 4, ValleyOak3.0 Primary Assembly, whole genome shotgun sequence:
- the LOC115985368 gene encoding putative RING-H2 finger protein ATL71, translating to MDATSKLVETILFFLCLFLVVIFLTLASFFCTRFHTHRYSPQVANARNTGTNEVGLDESTLHSFPKVLYGQSKLKKSSSTSPSCSICLMEYKETDMLQLMPDCGHLFHLHCINSWLRLHPTCPICRNLPVPIPGAITPVNQLPLLATQQV from the coding sequence ATGGATGCCACTAGTAAATTAGTTGAGACCATCTTGTTCTTCTTGTGTCTGTTCCTAGTGGTCATATTCTTAACCCTTGCTTCCTTCTTCTGCACCCGCTTTCACACTCACAGATACTCGCCACAAGTCGCTAATGCCCGAAACACCGGCACCAATGAAGTAGGCCTTGATGAATCCACCCTCCACAGCTTCCCAAAGGTTCTCTATGGCCAATCTAAACTCAAAAAGAGCAGCTCAACTTCCCCTTCTTGCTCCATATGCTTAATGGAATATAAAGAAACTGACATGCTGCAGTTGATGCCGGATTGTGGCCATCTCTTCCATCTTCATTGCATCAACTCGTGGTTAAGGCTGCACCCCACATGTCCAATATGCCGGAACTTGCCAGTTCCGATTCCGGGCGCTATTACTCCAGTCAATCAATTGCCTCTCTTGGCAACACAACAAGTATGA
- the LOC115985369 gene encoding cucumber peeling cupredoxin-like has translation MARRGHPLFQSGMLVLVVVAALFGCTSACPSCPPGCPPAVRYRVGDSIWSIAPSPNYYTNWSSSHFFRTGDSLSFDFETGVNNVIQVSRQEYQRCTACNPYKVFNNGPAIVPLNQIGVFYFISNFSNNCALGLKVSVKVHACSDKSPLTPLPSPSPSPSPRSSTPASSPGMRNGSNPSVPDISPAASPYGYAPEANAPTSKSAASGLRRISTSSSEVLFAWAFGLCMVVFTMLG, from the exons atGGCTAGGCGTGGACACCCTTTGTTTCAATCAGGCATGTTGgtattggtggtggtggctgcATTGTTTGGTTGCACCTCTGCTTGCCCAAGTTGCCCACCTGGGTGCCCACCTGCAGTGCGATACCGAGTGGGAGACTCAATCTGGTCCATAGCACCATCCCCAAACTATTACACCAACTGGTCCTCCTCTCATTTCTTCCGAACCGGCGACTCTCTCA GTTTTGACTTTGAGACGGGTGTTAACAATGTAATTCAAGTGTCAAGGCAAGAGTACCAGAGGTGCACTGCGTGCAACCCCTATAAGGTCTTCAACAATGGTCCCGCAATTGTACCACTGAATCAGATAGGTGTCTTCTATTTCATCAGCAATTTCTCAAACAACTGTGCTCTTGGGCTCAAGGTTTCAGTGAAGGTGCATGCGTGCTCCGATAAATCTCCACTTACTCCATTGCCATCACCTTCTCCTTCTCCTAGTCCTCGATCATCAACGCCCGCATCATCTCCCGGCATGAGGAATGGATCTAATCCATCAGTGCCAGATATAAGCCCAGCGGCATCCCCTTATGGCTATGCTCCAGAAGCTAATGCTCCCACTTCCAAGTCTGCGGCATCGGGGCTTAGAAGGATCAGTACAAGTTCTTCTGAAGTCCTATTTGCATGGGCTTTTGGATTGTGCATGGTGGTATTTACCATGCTTGGATGA
- the LOC115985370 gene encoding uncharacterized protein LOC115985370, whose product MDSLGSRVQSPSNAPYNVPWQKLWRLKAPERTKMLLWRIGKNALPTKENIVLRIGVGDPNCMLCGENIENYCHLFFKCNVARALWFASCDGLRSDSIPISTNEDIVKFIVSPNNFLGVEIARNKEDNELNSLRMMITLGDIWFMRNQLLHNAGHIDIWEASQLIKKRTLEYAKTLSKEKTVSKDKSVDGWEAPEDGWIKLNVDAAVSENATALAVVARNRNGEVLKVWAKRHEWCFPMQAEAAAVYWAIQLAQKEKWQHIIIEGDAMSRPKPKRVQSFGKLLTEYYKIIFSNNVTRMIK is encoded by the exons ATGGATTCCTTGGGTTCAAGGGTTCAATCTCCAAGCAATGCTCCATATAATGTGCCTTGGCAGAAATTGTGGAGGCTGAAAGCTccagaaagaacaaaaatgctATTATGGAGGATAGGAAAAAATGCTCTCCCcactaaagaaaatattgtgCTGAGAATTGGTGTAGGGGATCCTAATTGCATGTTATGTGGcgaaaatatagaaaattactgccatctattttttaaatgcaatgTTGCCAGGGCACTTTGGTTTGCTAGCTGTGATGGATTGAGATCTGACTCCATACCGATCTCCACTAATGAGGATATTGTCAAATTCATAGTTAGTCCTAACAACTTTTTGGGCGTGGAAATAGCAAGGAATAAAGAGGATAATGAACTAAACTCATTAAGAATGATGATCACATTAGGAGACATTTGGTTCATGAGGAATCAACTATTGCACAATGCTGGGCACATTGACATTTGGGAGGCCTCCCAGCTTATAAAGAAGAGAACATTGGAATATGCAAAGACCTTATCAAAGGAAAAGACCGTATCCAAGGACAAGAGCGTAGATGGTTGGGAAGCTCCAGAGGATGGGTGGATTAAACTCAATGTGGATGCTGCTGTGTCTGAAAATGCCACAGCTTTGGCGGTGGTGGCAAGAAATAGAAATGGAGAGGTGCTTAAAGTTTGGGCTAAAAGGCATGAATGGTGCTTTCCAATGCAAGCTGAAGCTGCAGCTGTATATTGGGCAATCCAGCTAgcgcaaaaagaaaaatggcaGCATATCATCATCGAAGGAGATGCtatgtcacgccccaaacccaaaagggtccaaagc ttTGGGAAATTGCTAACTGAATACTACAAGATCATTTTTAGTAATAATGTAACAAGAATGATTAAATGa